One genomic region from Neospora caninum Liverpool complete genome, chromosome V encodes:
- a CDS encoding putative EF hand domain-containing protein, with the protein MAETPGFEPHSAFSALDRERKGFLSQDDFSVFLKANGQHFAENDVGNLLERLDVNADGRVGVYDFVAAVMPMDKLPRSVETSRGQRKGAGLEKDAAECLALFLACEIKLHADHRRRISLLFAQRDFNIREAFDLFDSDFTGFMPMGQLLEVFQDHAMPLTEEEAKVLFSRFDRDRDGFLSFPDFAGIFFSPCEMRRLRLPDFTNVTPPRLLFTNIKLETILGRNVVDLPFGYMCDKHVSLEAQLKKRRPRLISERPLVDPDALDTFVNHIKGHEPSGFPTKKLLTPPFCCDFCRAASLIYPSKRAIYLWPEIPVVRACGDEGPCPKAVAVAFEVEICAAREVEKCRKELALRQDFSLVQFWKLFDPKNKGFATNFELRRTLAALGISIPILVVNLFLKRYGSASIGRAKRITYAGMCDAVMPQEAHASRFLRNRVPESSSSGFARATLFHIVELLKMLMQAEVLAESVRHVFASSTMFASLLKLDPDNHGVICSKAIADYLKSMGVFATQNEVSGLLARVVKITCVKVSTMSRGDTSLLNRESDGRGSFDSVVANLRLLWGELEHQLDRLRQRLCEYECFSPHAAFRAMDSFGNGYLTEWHPLPISNRTYDPISDFTFNRVVWCDAWRLMKSFYFVLGNNAAAFSSVLSNNEHSHGILSCCVIDDYACRFLNALLPVDATIRSSLISRVDCGLHVHLPHDCCFLLANLLMKEIEVNRELEVRRKVLFSRPDFKLLLAFRYLEEPSVGQITPASLAEVSEAHNHHMNACDLELVFRRMDRHCPGGPNSCSVSGSDEFLPDVSRVLARSLSPLCAGRGRSLGSYARSLSRRNCPGIRSPRCSPTREVTHAFEHQIDMERKLDKYRKSLSMRPDFNLLDFWRLFDTTGKGYSTAREVEDAMNALHVHVTPHEAHLFIKQYSKAGDGKIRYVDICNAFMPKDQRYADIMQNRLPDYRQYQCISPQKHMSPETRDLVAEVFHLLVVSEVQSESMRHQFASHNLWQTFKLLDKDNDGYITVDEFKSALRDNNIYASENEAKALLARYDTSMDGRVSYAEFVNELGVTRCPRNVCKFACTCPV; encoded by the exons CTTCGTCGCTGCTGTCATGCCGATGGATAAGCTTCCCCGATCAGTGGAAACAAGCCGAGGACAGCGAAAGGGCGCGGGTCTTGAAAAAGACGCAGCTGAgtgtctcgccctcttcttggCCTGCGAGATCAAGCTTCACGCAGACCACCGCCGGAGAATAAGCCTCCTGTTTGCACAGAGAGACTTCAACATACGTGAAGCCTTCGATCTGTTTGACTCGGATTTCACAGGCTTCATGCCTATGG GTCAACTACTAGAGGTGTTCCAAGACCACGCCATGCCGctgacggaagaagaggcaaaagtGCTCTTCTCGCGATTCGACAG GGACCGTGAtggctttctttccttccccgaCTTCGCTGGCATCTTTTTCAGCCCCTGTGAGATGCGCAGATTGCGGCTTCCGGACTTCACCAATGTGACGCCACCACGATTGCTTTTTACGAACATCAAACTTGAGACCATCCTCGGGCGAAACGTTGTAGACCTCCCCTTCGGCTATATGTGTGATAAACATGTTAGCCTGGAGGCTCAGCTGAAAAAGCGTAGACCACGCCTTATCTCAGAACGACCGTTGGTGGATCCCGATGCCCTCGACACATTCGTAA ACCACATTAAAGGCCATGAACCTTCGGGATTCCCCACCAAGAAGTTACTCACTCCTCCCTTCTGCTGCGACTTCTGTCGTGCCGCGAGCCTGATCTACCCTTCAAAGAGAGCAATCTACCTTTGGCCGGAAATTCCCGTGGTTCGCGCGtgcggcgacgagggacCCTGTCCAAAAGCCGTGGCGGTTGCATTCGAGGTGGAGATTTGCGCTGCCAGGGAAGTGGAGAAATGCCGGAAAGAGCTGGCACTCCG GCAAGACTTCTCGTTAGTGCAATTCTGGAAACTGTTTGACCCGAAGAACAAAGGATTCGCGACAAACTTCGAGCTCAGAAGAACTCTTGCTGCTCTAGGAATCTCCATCCCAATCCTTGTCGTTAATCTATTCCTGAAACGCTATGGCTCTGCGAGCATAGGGAGGGCCAAAAG AATTACGTACGCTGGAATGTGCGACGCTGTCATGCCTCAAGAAGCCCACGCATCCCGGTTTCTTCGGAATAGAGTGCCTGAATCAAGCTCTTCCGGTTTCGCGCGTGCCACTCTCTTCCACATTGTGGAACTGTTGAAGATGCTCATGCAA GCGGAAGTTCTGGCGGAGTCAGTCCGCCatgttttcgcctcttcgacCATGTTTGCGTCACTACTGAAGTTAGACCC GGACAACCACGGCGTGATCTGTTCGAAAGCGATTGCTGACTATTTAAAATCCATGGGTGTCTTCGCCACTCAAAACGAGGTGTCGGGCTTGCTGGCTCG AGTGGTCAAGATCACATGCGTGAAGGTGAGCACGATGAGTAGAGGCGACACATCCTTGTTGAACAGGGAAAGTGACGGAAGAGGCAGCTTCGATTCCGTGGTTGCGAATTTGCGTCTTCTATGGGGCG AGCTCGAGCACCAG CTTGATCGGCTGAGACAGCGACTATGCGAATATGAGTGCTTCAGTCCCCATGCCGCTTTCCGGGCAATGGATAGTTTCGGCAACGGGTACCTGACAG AGTGGCATCCACTGCCGATTTCAAATCGAACCTATGATCCCATAAGCGACTTCACTTTCAATAGGGTTGTTTGGTGCGATGCCTGGCGGCTGATGAAGTCTTTCTACTTTGTGTTGGGAAACAATGCGGCTGCGTTCTCTTCAGTTCTTTCGAACAACGAGCACAGCCACGGAATTCTCTCCTGTTGCGTGATTGACGATTACGCGTGCAGGTTCCTCAATGCGTTACTGCCAGTGGACGCCACAATTCGATCTTCCCTTATTTCACGTGTTGACTGCGGACTGCACGTACATCTTCCCCATGACTGTTGCTTCTTGCTTGCGAATCTCCTGATGAAGGAGATCGAAGTCAACCGCGAGCTTGAAGTTCGGCGCAAAGTGCTCTTCAGTCGTCCCGATTTCAAGCTGCTGCTCGCTTTCCGTTACCTGGAAGAACCATCTGTCGGCCAGATCACACCTGCATCTCTCGCCGAAGTTTCCGAGGCACACAATCATCACATGAACGCCTGCGACCTCGAGCTCGTTTTCCGCCGCATGGATCG TCATTGCCCAGGCGGTCCGAATTCGTGCTCGGTGTCGGGTAGCGACGAGTTCCTTCCTGACGTTTCCCGAGTGCTGGCTCGAAGTTTGAGTCCTTTGTGCGCCGGGCGCGGCAGATCGCTGGGGTCTTACGCGCGATCCTTGTCGCGCCGGAACTGTCCTGGCATAAGAAGCCCGCGATGCAGCCCGACTCGCGAGGTGACTCACGCGTTCGAACACCAGATCGATATGGAGCGGAAGCTCGACAAATACAGGAAGAGCCTTTCGATGAGGCCGGACTTTAATTTGCTCGATTTCTGGAGATTGTTCGACACCACTGGGAAGGGGTATTCAACGGCGAGGGAAGTGGAGGATGCTATGAATGCTCTGCATGTTCATGTCACACCTCATGAGGCTCACCTGTTTATCAAGCAGTACTCCAAAGCTGGAGACGGCAAGATCCGATACGTGGACATTTGCAACGCATTCATGCCGAAGGATCAACGCTACGCGGACATTATGCAGAACCGACTGCCGGATTACAGGCAGTACCAATGCATAAGCCCCCAGAAACACATGTCGCCGGAAACTCGAGATCTGGTCGCCGAGGTGTTCCACCTCCTCGTTGTG TCGGAAGTGCAATCTGAATCGATGAGGCATCAGTTCGCGTCCCACAATTTGTGGCAAACTTTCAAGCTGCTTGACAA GGACAATGATGGATACATCACAGTAGACGAGTTCAAAAGCGCGTTGCGTGACAACAACATCTACGCTTCCGAGAACGAAGCCAAGGCACTCCTCGCCCGCTACGACACGTCCATGGACGGGCGCGTTTCCTATGCGGAGTTCGTCAATGAGCTCGGAGTTACCCGCTGCCCGCGCAATGTTTGCAAATTCGCGTGCACATGCCCGGTCTAG